The following DNA comes from Pseudodesulfovibrio alkaliphilus.
GGCCGATGTCATCGCCCAGAGCCGGTTCGTCAGCCGCATGTTGCGCGAACTTGGCTGGAGCGTGGTCGAGGTGGAGCTTGGCTCCGACCTGGGCGAGGCCGTGAACACCCTCCAGGGCATCCGCCCGGCCGTGGTCTTCAACTTGGTGGAAAGCATCATGGATTCCGACGAGCTGGCCAACCTCACCCCGATCATCTTCCGCAAACTCGGCCTGCCCTTTACCGGGGCCGACAGCTCGGTGCTCTTCCTGACCAACGACAAACTTGCCGCCAAGCGGCACATGCTCTCCGTTGGCCTGCCCACCCCGGCCGGGGTGGACGAGACCGGGCTGAAGCGGGGCCGCTTCCCCGGACCCGGCCGCTACATCGTCAAGAGCCGTTGCGAGCACGCCTCCATCGGCCTGGACGATTCCTCGGTCATGGACATAACCGGCGCGGACCAGTTGCTGGCCGCCATGGCCGCCCGACGCCACCGCCAAGGCGGGGCCTGCATGGCCGAGCGGTTCATCAACGGCCGCGAGTTCAGCGTCTCCCTGCTTGAGACAGCGGACCACACGGCCGAAATCCTCGGCTCGGCCGAAATCGTGTTTCGCCACGACATGCCGGTCAAGATCGTGGGCTACGACGCCAAGTGGCAGGAAGGGTCCGAGGCGGACCTGTCCACGGTGCGCGGCTTCGCCTTCCGCAGGGCCGAGCCAGGGCTGACGGCCCGATTGGAACGCACCGCCCGAGACTGCTGGGACGAGATGGGACTCAGCGGGTACGCCCGTGTGGATTTCCGGGCCGATGCCCAGGGGGATCTTTTCATCATTGATGTCAACGCCAATCCCTGTCTGGCGGAAAACGCCGGATTCATGGCCACGGCCAGGGAGGCTGGGAGAAAACCTTCCGATGTCATCGCCGCCATCGTGGACGGTGCGCTGCGAAGACACATCGGCGAAAAGAAGGCGGCCTGACATGAGCGAGACGCAGCTTTTGACCCTGGACATCGTCTACGACGACCAGCTTGCCGTGGAAGACGTGCGGGCTTTGTGCGCCCTGACCGCCGAGACCCGGTTTTTTTCCGAGGAGGAAGTGCTCATCGTCGAGGAGCTGGCCTGGGCGGCCATCACCGGAGGCGAGGAAAGCGGCTACCACTTCCTGCTCGCCCGGCCAGAGGCCGACACGCCGGTCTCGGCCGCTGGCTTTGCCTGCTTTGGCCCGGTGCCGTGCACCAAGGGGAGCTGGGATCTCTACTGGATCGTGGTCGATCAGGCCATGCAGGGGCGCGGCCTGGGCAGACGCATCCTGCGCGAGTGCGAGCGGCGGATGCTGGCCATGGGTGTGCGCAAGGTGTTCGTCGAGACCTCCTCGCGGGAGCAGTACGCGCCCACCCGGAGTTTTTACGAGTCCTGCGGCTACAGGCTGGAATCGCGGATGATGGATTACTACGACCGGGGTGAGGACTGTCTTGTCTACACCCGGAGCCTCGACTGACCGGATACGGCCAACTTCAGAAAATGACATGGTCCGGGCTGGCAAAGGACAGGTACCGGGCCGCGAGGGCCAAGGACTGACGCATGTTCAGGATTCGTCCGGTGTACGACACCCGGCTGCCAGTGGATCAGACAGCCATGACCAAGGCGCAGGCCATCCTGCGCGAGCGCTTCCCCCTGCTCGATCCCGCCGAAATTGACCTGCTTCCCGAGCTGCTGGCCAACCCGTTCCTCAAGCAATACCGCTCCATCCTCTTCGTGGCCGAAAACGGCAAGGGCGAGGTGCGCGGCTTTGCCCTGCTCTGCCATTTTCCAGACCTCGACTTCTGCTATCTCGACTTCGTCTCGGTCAGCCTGCGCCACGGCGGGGGCGGCATCGGCTCTGCCCTGTACGAGCGAATCCGCGAAGAGGCGCTGGCCCTTGGGGACACGGCCCTGTTCTTCGAGTGTCTGCCCGATGACCCGGCTCTATGCTCCAACCCCAAGATCCTCAAGGAAAACAAGGCCCGCCTCGCCTTCTACGAGCGCTACGGTGCCCGGCCCATCACCGGCACGGCCTACGAGACCCCGCTGATCCCGGGGGGCGAGTGTCCGCCCTATCTTGTGGTCGATCCGCTGGGCAGAAAGCTCAAGCTCACCCGCGCCAGAATCCGGGCCATTGTCCGGGCCATCCTGACCCGCAAGTATCGCGATGTCTGCCCGGCAGAATACACGGACAGGGTGGTGGCCTCTTTCGCCACCGGAGATCTCGCCCTGCGGCCGCCCCGATACGGGGCGCGAAACGACTCCGCGCCCGCCCCGGCCCCATGTGCGGTCATGAGCCGCGACAGGCGCATCGCCCTGGTGGCCAACGACGTTCACGACATCCACCATGTCCGCGAGCGCGGCTATGTGGAAGCCCCGGTACGCATCGCCAAAATTCGCAAGGAACTGGATCGGTGCGGCCTTTTTGACGAACTTGCCGTACGCCATTTTCCCGAGGCGGTCATCACCGCGGTCCACGACAAGGGGTATGTGGACTATTTCCGCCGGGTCTGCGCCAGCCTGCCCGAGAACAAATCCGTGTATCCTTACGTCTTTCCCATCCGCAATGCGACCAGGCCGCCACGCGAGCTGCCCGTGCGCGCCGGCTATTACTGCATGGACACCTTCACCCCCCTCAACGCCAACGCCTGGAAGGCGGCCAAACGGGCCGTGGACTGCGGGCTGACCGCGGCCCAGGCCATGACCTCCGGCCGCAGACTCGCCTACGCCCTGGTGCGCCCGCCCGGCCACCATGCCGAGGGACGCGCCTTTGGCGGGTTCTGCTATTTCAACACCGCGGCCGTGGCCGCCCACTGGCTCTCCCGGCTGGGCAGCGTGGCCGTGCTCGACATCGACTACCACCACGGCAACGGCACCCAGAACATTTTCTATGAACGCGACGATGTGCTGACCCTGTCCATCCACGGCCACCCCCGCTTCGCCTATCCCTACTTCAGCGGATTTGCCGAGGAAACGGGCAAGGGCCGGGGACTGGGGTACAACCGCAACTTCCCGTTGCTGGAGCGGGTGGACGGCGAGAAGCATCGCAACACCCTGGTCCGCGCCCTGGCCCTTGTGCGCGACTTCGCCCCCACCTTCCTGGTGGTCTCCCTGGGCCTGGACACGGCCAAGGGCGACCCCACCGGCACCTGGAGCTTAAACGCCCGTGACTTCGCAGCTTCGGGCCAGCTCATCGGACGCCTGGGACTGCGCACCCTGGTCATCCAGGAAGGCGGCTATCTGATACGCTCCCTGGGGGTTAACGCCCGCAGCTTCTTCCAGGGATTGCACCAGGGCGCAACCAGAGCCTCCCGGCGGTAGCGACGGTGCTCGCCCCATGGCGACCCGGCGGCCCACACGACCAGATTATCCGATAAGCCGCGCTGGCGCGGTTCCACGGCCGGCCTCTCAGGCCATGCCGTCCAGGCACAGGCCCACCGCCCTGGCGGTCCAGCCCGCTGGCGAGCCGTCGAGCACGTTGACGCAGCAGTACTCCTGGGGAATTGAGAAGAGATCGGCCAGATGGCGGCCTGTGACATGGCAGAGCAGCGCCCGGTTGAATCCGCCGTGGGCCACGGCCAGGACCGTGCCGGTCAGCGGGGCCAGCGAATCAAGGAACCGGACGGCTCGTGCCTGAACGTCGGCAAAGCTCTCCCCCCCGGCCGGGCGGTATCCGGGCAGGTCCGCGCCGCGTCGCCCGTACTCGCCGGGGTATCGTTCGCGCACCTCGGCAACGGTCAGCCCCTCCCACTGTCCGAGGGCTATCTCGCGCAGCAGGGGCGTGGGCGCGGCCACACCCTGGGAGCAATGAGCCAGCACGCGCCGGGCCGTTTCCCGCGCACGGGCAAGGTCACTGCAAAAGGCCGCGTCAAAAGGCATGGCCAACGCCCGGCCGACCGCATCCGCCTGCCGCTCTCCCTCGGCGTCCAGAGCCACATCGCGCTGGCCCAGAAAACGCCGCGGCGTCACCTGGGCCACCTGTCCATGACGCATGAGGATGAGCCTCAGGCTTGCGCCCGGCGTAAGGTCAGTAGGAAAACGGATACTTGCGCCCGTCCTTTTCGTAACTCTTGCTCTTGTCGAAATTGAAGGACTCCAGCTCCCGCTTGGGGCGGGCCGCCTTCTTGCGGAACAGGAACAGGCCAAGGATCAGCCCGGCAACAGCCAGGGCCAACCCGACATATATGTAAGTCTGCATTGGAGTTCTCCTTTGCTCCGTCCACCCCCGCCTCCCCGAAAGAGAGGTGGAATCGGGCGACAACGGGCATATCGTCACCATTTTAGATGCTCGCCCACCGGCCGTCAATACGATCCGACCGAAAAGCGGCTCCCGGCGGCGGTTACTCGCGAACGGCCTCCACAGTCATGCCCGGCTTGAGCATGTAGGGCCTGCCGAAGATCTCCACGGGCAACACGCGGTCGCCCTTGTGATAGGCGGTAATGTTCACCCGGTCGCGGGCGATGTGCAGATCGAACCACACCTTGCGCCAGACGAAACTCAGGTGCACCTCGCCCCAATGGTCGGGCAGATCCGGGGCCACCTTCATGGGCGTGGCCGAGAGGTTAAGCCCGATGAAGTCCTGTTTGACCACTTCCAGGGTTCCGGCCATGACTCCTGTATGGATGCCTTCGATGGTGGTGCCGCCCTGGGTGTCTTCGATGTCGCTGTGCATGGCCTCCATGAACCAGTCCCAGGAGACCTCGCTCGGGTAGATGTAGCGGGAGATGACTGCATGCACCACCTTGGACAGGGTTGAGCCGTGGCTGGTGCGCTGCTCGTAGTAGTCGTAGTTGTCGCGCAGCAGCTTGACGGGATCGTCCACCCGGTGGCCGAGCTGGTTCAGAATCCGCGCCACCTCGTCGGGCTCCAGCACATACCAGGTCATGAGCGTGTCCGCCTGCTTGGCCACCTTGTAGTTGTCGGGCGAGTCATTCTCGGCCTTGAGAATGCGGTCCATGCGGTGGATGGAATAGAACCGTTTGCGATACGCCTCCCAATCCAGCTCCTTGAGATCCATGTAGCCGTCGAACTGGCTGATGATGCCGTCGCCGGTCATGATCACGTTGAGCTTGGTGGTCATGTCGCGCCACTTGGCCACGTCGCCCCCGGTCAGGCCGATGCGTTCTTCCAGCCCCTCGCGCACCTTGGCGGGCAGCTCGTCGAGGATCTCCAGAGACTTCTCCAGCAGCCAGACCACCATGATGTTGGTGTAGGCGTTGTCCTTGAGCCCCGGCTCGGTGCTGCCCGGCAGCTTCTCGTGGAACTCGTCCGGCCCCATGACGCCCTCGATGTGGTATCTGCCGGTCTCCTCGTCGAAGCGGGCTATGGAGCCCCAGAAGCGGGCGATGTCGAGCATCAGCTCGGCCCCGAAGGCCCGAAGGAACGCCTTGTCCCCGCTCCAGGACACATAACGCCAGGCATTGACGAACACGGCGATGGACACATGCCGCTGGCGGCGGGAAAGGTCCGGGTCCCACTTCTTGGATTCCGGGTTGTAGTGGACCTCCTGGGTCTCTTCGGTGCCGTCGTCTGCGGTCTGCCACGGGTACATGGCCCCCAGGCAGCCGTTTTCACGGGCATAGGCCCTGGCCGCGTCGAGGCGGTTGTAGCGGTACATGAGCAACGACTTGGAGATGTCGGGGAAGTTGGAGTCAAAGAAGGGCTGGATGTACATCTCGTCCCAGAAGATGTGTCCCCTGTAAGCCTCGCCGTGCAGTCCCCGGGCGGGCATTCCCGCGTCGCGGTTGACATTGTGGGGGCTGGCCGTGACCAGCAGGTGGTAGATGTGCAGGCGCAGCACCCGCTGCACGAAACGGTCGCCCGTGACCCGGATGTCCGCCTTCTGCCACAGGGCCTTCCAGCTCCTGGCGTGGGGTCCGTGCACCCCGGCGAAGGTACGCGCCCCGCGCAGCCCGTCCAGGCACATTTCCTTGAGATCGCCCGGTTCCTGGTCCAGCGAGGTGCGTACATAAACGAACTTTTCCAACGTGTACCGGGTGTTTTCCGTGGCCGAGACGCATAGTTCCTCAGACACCTTGGCCTCGTCCTGGACCACCTCGCGCTGAACGCGCAGGGGTTTGCCGTCTTCATACACCGAGCACTTGGCGGCCATGACGATCTGATAACGCGACTGCGAGGTCTCCACATGGAGAAAGATGCCCTCTCCAGCCGGGCCACCGCCCACCCGGCGCAGGTGGCGGGTATTGAGCGAGGCGTAGCGGGCCACGCCCTTGTTCTCCACATTGCCGTCGATGGACGAACGCAGGGTGATGCGCGAGGAGTAGTTGAGCGGGGTCAGGTCGAAGCTCAGGGCGCAGAGGTGACAATTGGCCATGGACGCCAGCCGACGCGAGGCGATGCGCGTGAGTCGGCCCACCTGGTCCTTGACCACCATGTCGCGGGAAAGCACCCCGGAGCGCATGTTCAGCCGGTGGGAGTAGCTGAGGATCTCCATGGACAGCGGGCTGACGAACTCGCCCTGACCGATGCGAAACTCCACGGGCAGCCAGTTGGGGCAGTTGACCATGTCGTTGTTCCACACGTCGCGCCCCTGCACCTGGCTGACGGTCTTGTTGAACACGCCCGAGATGTAGGTGCCGGGATAAAAGTAGTACGAGGCGCACTCGCACTCATAGGCCCCGCGTGTGCCGAGATAGCCGTTGCCCACGGCGGTCAGGGTTTCACGCAATTTCTCGTCGCCGGGATCAAAGCCGTTGTATGTCAGCAGCCACTCGTCGCTGGCCATGCCTGTCTCGAACCAGTCGAAGAGGTCATCCACCGTGATTTCGCCGAGGTCGGAAACGACCTTGTCCGCACCAAAGCGCAGCAGCAGCTCTCCCGGAGTGTTGCGGGCCACGCCCAGCGTCATGCCGAAATTGCCAGCTCGCCCGGCCTGAACGCCGGAGATGGCGTCCTCCACCACCGCGCACTCTCCCGGATTGCATTGAAGCTCTCTGGCCGCGGCAACGAATATGTCCGGGTCGGGCTTGCCCTTGAGCCCGCGCTCGGCCGAAACCACGCCATCGATATGCGCCTCGAAAACGTCGTCAAGCCCGGCCAGTTGAAGAACGAGCATGCAGTTGCGGCTGGAGGTGGCCACGGCCACGCGCACCCCCCGCGCCTTGAGCTCGTCGATGAGCCGCACCGAGGAGGCGAAGACCTCCGGGCCTTCATCGCGCAGAATATTCTGATACAGCTCGTTCTTGCGATTACCCACGGCGCAGATGGAATCCAGCCCGGCCGGGTCCTCGGGATCTCCGGCGGGCAGCCGGATGCCGCGTGACTTGAGAAAACTCAGCACACCCTCGAAGCGTGGCTTGCCGTCCACATAGTTCTGGTAGTCCCGGGTCCGGTCAAAGGGTTCGAAGGGGATGTTCTTCTCCTCCGAGTGGCGTTTGAGAAATTCGTTGAACGCGGTTTCCCATGCCTGAGCATGAACGCTCGCCGTCCTGGTGATCACGCCGTCGAGGTCGAACACGACGCCTTTGAGGGGAATTGCAGCCACAGTGTCTCCTTATCTGAGATTATCCCGGTCACGGGGACAGGGAGCCCATGATCGCCACCAGCATGTCCGGCTCGGGGACGATCACCGCGTTGGTCGTCACGCCCCTGACTCGCGTGGCCAGGGCTTTGTCGCGGGTTACGAAGATGGCTCGGGTATTGGCGGCCATGGACATGGCCGCCTCGAGCATGGGCACGTCGCTTGCGGTATCGCCGCAGACGAGATGCGGGCCGTGGACCATCTCCAGGTCCAGCTCCGAGCTGAGGTATTTCACCCCGTCGCCCTTGTCGAAATCCTTGACCGCATCCGCTTCGGTCTCAATGGTCAGGATGATTTCCACATCCAGCCCCGTGTCCTCGATACGCAACATGTCGCGGCCAGGGTCCAATTCCTCCACCAGCCCGGCGAGCACCCCCAGAAAAGCCTGGGACTCATCCTCGGGCACCGAACGGCCGATGTCCTGACGGGCCACGGTGGACTGGCCGAACTTGAATTGCAGCCCCGAACCGATGAGCGAGAATTTCTCGTACTGGGGCCGCGCCACCAGCTCGGCCAGCCGGTCGTTGAGGTCGCTCATGAGCCGCTGCTTCTCCGGCGGGATGGGCAGGCGGCGGACCCGGCCTTCCAGGTCGAGGCACTCGCGTCCCTTGGACGCAGCGTAGTAAATGCGCCCCTCTGGGTTGACGCTGATTTCAATGAGCCCGGCCAGCGGGGCCGAGGTCAGGACCATCGGGCGCTGCACCGCGCCCATGGCGAAACGCGACAGGAAAACCGCGTTGTACGCCGACTGGATGGATGTCAGGTAGCGGGCGCAGTAGTTATTGATGGTCCCGTCGCGGTCGGTGATCAGGCAATTGAGGTCAAGCCCCTTGAGCAGATCGCGCCCGGCAGCCACATGACCGTCGAAACCGGGATGCAGGTCCGAAAGAAACTCGAGGAAGGTTTCCTCGCCCTGCTCAAGATAAAAGATGTCCTTGCGGGTCTCGTTGATCTCGTAATCCATGTCCAGGACGATGTCGCGCACTCCGTCCAGGGAGAGTACGCGACGGCCATCGACTTCCGGCACTTCGTCCAGGGCGCACAGGGCGCTGCGCAGCGAGGGCACCACATGGCCGGGCACCTCGTCGCCGCGCAGAATGGCGGCCACAGCCTGGGCCCGAACCTCCCTGGTTTCGGCCATGAGGGCGTAGAAGTCCTTGAGGGTGGTCAGGGTCACGGCGTCTTGTGCGGACATTGCGTCTTCCTTAGTAGCTCACTTGCACTGTGTAGGTGATGATCAGAGGCGCACCGTCTCCGGTGGGAGGCACCAGGAGATCGAACTGGAGACTCCCGGCGTCCGGCGTGGTGTAGTCCCGGCTTGCGGCAGTGACCTTCCACTGGCCGGGATAGGCGTCGGTCAGCTTCAGGGCTCGCGGATCGGGCTTGCTGTTTCTGACCTCGATGCGCCAACTCATTTCAACGGAATTCTTGCCCAGCCGGCTGAAGGCAGTCTGGGTGCGGGTCACGGCCACGTCAAAGGAGGACCCGAGCGCCAGGTCCACTTCGCCGCCACGGCCCACATGGCCGAGCCGGGCCTCGCCAGCCAGCAGCAGCCGGTTGTCCGAGGCGGGCATGAAGACCCTGGCAAGCCCGGCCGGCATGGCCCGCCCAAGACCATTGGCATCGGTGTTGTCAAAACGCAGGGCCAGGGCGACAGCCTGGGACACAGGACCCGACACCTGTCCGATCCCGCCGTGATAGCGGCTCGAAAGCTCCTGCCGCACCGACGCCTTGGGGGCGGAAAACAGACTCAGCTGGACCATGCCCGAACCCGGGATGTCCACGGGCCGCTCCACGGTATAGACATGGTACTCGGAGAACGACTCCTCGACGGGTTGCCCGGCCATGTCCATGTCTTCGCTCATGGACCGGGTGACCATCATCCCCTTGCCCATGGCCCGCTCCGGCGCTGCCTGACGCACGTCTCCGGCCACCAGCTTCAGGGCCGACTCGGCATGGGCATGGCCCGAGCGGTTGTCCACTGTGGCCCAGGCATCAACGGACGCGGCCTTGCCGGCGGCATCGACGATGACCGTGTAGTCGGCCCGCCAGTTGATGCCGCCCATGAGATAGCTCAGACGCACGTCACGCCGCCCCTCGTTGCCGTTTTCGGTGATCAGGGTCAGGGCGGGCACCGCGCTCAGGCCAGCGGGCAACTGGGGCAGCAGCAACGCCTCATAGCTGCCCACATAGATCTCCTCGCCTATCTGGAACACGGGTGCGCCGTCGTTGGCGACCAGGGTGGCCTTGCGCTGAACGCGTGCGTTGGCGTCGGCCGGATCGGGCAGGATGACCGTCAACTCGCGCCCCACATAGCGATCGAGCAGGGATTGCACGGTGATCGATGGGGCCTCGTACTCCAGCCCGACAACACGCATTCCCTGTGCGGACGCACGCACCGAGGTGGGCTCCAGGGTTGCGGGCACATCCTTGAACACCACCCGCGCCGCCCCCTTGGGCAGGACCACGGAACGCGACTCCTCCACCAGAGCGCGGCCGGAATTGTATACAGCCAGCGACGCGCCAGTGGTTCCGGCGGCCCGGCCCTGAACCGGCAGCAGCAAGAGCAAGGCGGCAATGAAGAGCATCAACCGTTCAAGTTTGGGCATGGTCGGCATTTCTCCGTTTCGAAGTGACAGGTTTCCTGCGGAAATACGGTCCGCTAAGTAAATCCAAACTACATTGACGCGCCGCGTTTTGCAAAATTTTTAGTCCTCTTTTTGACCGAAACCACGAAAGGCGTTCAACCTGCCGTATTTTCATGACTATCGAACGCAAGCAGGCAGACGCTCTGTCTCCCAGGCCAGCCCGCCCCAGCGTTGATTGCTCGCCATGCGCCGCGTTTTCTGATAGTCGCCAGGCGATCATGAAACTTCTGATCGTCGATGAGTGCTCGGCCTCGGTGGCCTTCATGCGAAACGTCCTCGCCGCAGCGGGCTACGCCGACATCATTGCCGTGTCGCATTTCGATCAGGCCATGGCCGTTCTCGCCGCCTCGCTCGAATCCGGCACTCCGGTCGATCTGGTCATCATGGGCGTGGACCTCCCCGGACATGGGGGCATCGGGGCCATTCTGACCCTCAAATCGCACCACGACTTCGAAGACATCCCCCTTATCGCCGTGACCCAGCGCAGCGACGAAGCCACACTGGACCACGCCTTCTCTGCCGGAGCGTCGGACTACATCGTCAAGCCCCTAAGCGCCATTGAGCTGCGCGCACGGGTACGCTCGGCCCTGCAACTGCGCCGGGAGATGGTCAAACGGATGCAGCGCGAACGGGAGCTTGAGGAACTGGCGCGAAAGCTCGAGCGCATGTCCAACCTCGACAGCCTGACCGGACTGGCCAACCGCCGCTGCTTTGACGACAGCCTGGTCAAGGAATGGGTGCGCAACGGCCGGGCCGACACGCCGCTGGGTTTGATCATGATCGACATCGACCACTTCAAGCACTACAACGACGCCCTTGGACACGTGGACGGCGACGCCTGTCTGCGCCGGGTGGCCGAGGCCATCCAGGCAGAAGTCCACCGGCCGGGCGACATGGTGGCACGCTACGGCGGCGAGGAATTCGCCGTGATCCTGCCGAACACCGACTACCCCGGCAGTCTGGCCGTGGCCGACAACATCCATGCCAGCGTGGCCCGCATCGGCATCGAACATCCTGATTCCACGGTGAGCTGCGTTGTCACCGTGTCCATCGGCGTGGCCTCGGGCGTCCCCTCCTGCGGAACCACCCCCGAACATCTGCTCAAGGCAGCCGACCGCGCCCTGTATCAGGCCAAGGAATCCGGGCGCAACCGCACCCGGGGCCTTTTCCTGCCCGGCCCTGAAGACCTCCGCCAATAAGCCGAGCTCCCGCTTCCGGCAACGACGCAGGCTCTCTCCGAAGTCAGCCCTCACAAGACCGGCACGCCTTCGCGCAGACTCAGAGGTTTCCACAACCACTGTCCGGGCCGGATATTGGCGACTGGGCCCCATGCACACCCTACTGCCC
Coding sequences within:
- a CDS encoding D-alanine--D-alanine ligase family protein, with the protein product MKRTAAVVRNRVPRGAAGDVADVIAQSRFVSRMLRELGWSVVEVELGSDLGEAVNTLQGIRPAVVFNLVESIMDSDELANLTPIIFRKLGLPFTGADSSVLFLTNDKLAAKRHMLSVGLPTPAGVDETGLKRGRFPGPGRYIVKSRCEHASIGLDDSSVMDITGADQLLAAMAARRHRQGGACMAERFINGREFSVSLLETADHTAEILGSAEIVFRHDMPVKIVGYDAKWQEGSEADLSTVRGFAFRRAEPGLTARLERTARDCWDEMGLSGYARVDFRADAQGDLFIIDVNANPCLAENAGFMATAREAGRKPSDVIAAIVDGALRRHIGEKKAA
- a CDS encoding GNAT family N-acetyltransferase, with protein sequence MSETQLLTLDIVYDDQLAVEDVRALCALTAETRFFSEEEVLIVEELAWAAITGGEESGYHFLLARPEADTPVSAAGFACFGPVPCTKGSWDLYWIVVDQAMQGRGLGRRILRECERRMLAMGVRKVFVETSSREQYAPTRSFYESCGYRLESRMMDYYDRGEDCLVYTRSLD
- a CDS encoding histone deacetylase family protein, with translation MFRIRPVYDTRLPVDQTAMTKAQAILRERFPLLDPAEIDLLPELLANPFLKQYRSILFVAENGKGEVRGFALLCHFPDLDFCYLDFVSVSLRHGGGGIGSALYERIREEALALGDTALFFECLPDDPALCSNPKILKENKARLAFYERYGARPITGTAYETPLIPGGECPPYLVVDPLGRKLKLTRARIRAIVRAILTRKYRDVCPAEYTDRVVASFATGDLALRPPRYGARNDSAPAPAPCAVMSRDRRIALVANDVHDIHHVRERGYVEAPVRIAKIRKELDRCGLFDELAVRHFPEAVITAVHDKGYVDYFRRVCASLPENKSVYPYVFPIRNATRPPRELPVRAGYYCMDTFTPLNANAWKAAKRAVDCGLTAAQAMTSGRRLAYALVRPPGHHAEGRAFGGFCYFNTAAVAAHWLSRLGSVAVLDIDYHHGNGTQNIFYERDDVLTLSIHGHPRFAYPYFSGFAEETGKGRGLGYNRNFPLLERVDGEKHRNTLVRALALVRDFAPTFLVVSLGLDTAKGDPTGTWSLNARDFAASGQLIGRLGLRTLVIQEGGYLIRSLGVNARSFFQGLHQGATRASRR
- a CDS encoding histidine phosphatase family protein, with translation MRHGQVAQVTPRRFLGQRDVALDAEGERQADAVGRALAMPFDAAFCSDLARARETARRVLAHCSQGVAAPTPLLREIALGQWEGLTVAEVRERYPGEYGRRGADLPGYRPAGGESFADVQARAVRFLDSLAPLTGTVLAVAHGGFNRALLCHVTGRHLADLFSIPQEYCCVNVLDGSPAGWTARAVGLCLDGMA
- a CDS encoding beta-phosphoglucomutase family hydrolase: MAAIPLKGVVFDLDGVITRTASVHAQAWETAFNEFLKRHSEEKNIPFEPFDRTRDYQNYVDGKPRFEGVLSFLKSRGIRLPAGDPEDPAGLDSICAVGNRKNELYQNILRDEGPEVFASSVRLIDELKARGVRVAVATSSRNCMLVLQLAGLDDVFEAHIDGVVSAERGLKGKPDPDIFVAAARELQCNPGECAVVEDAISGVQAGRAGNFGMTLGVARNTPGELLLRFGADKVVSDLGEITVDDLFDWFETGMASDEWLLTYNGFDPGDEKLRETLTAVGNGYLGTRGAYECECASYYFYPGTYISGVFNKTVSQVQGRDVWNNDMVNCPNWLPVEFRIGQGEFVSPLSMEILSYSHRLNMRSGVLSRDMVVKDQVGRLTRIASRRLASMANCHLCALSFDLTPLNYSSRITLRSSIDGNVENKGVARYASLNTRHLRRVGGGPAGEGIFLHVETSQSRYQIVMAAKCSVYEDGKPLRVQREVVQDEAKVSEELCVSATENTRYTLEKFVYVRTSLDQEPGDLKEMCLDGLRGARTFAGVHGPHARSWKALWQKADIRVTGDRFVQRVLRLHIYHLLVTASPHNVNRDAGMPARGLHGEAYRGHIFWDEMYIQPFFDSNFPDISKSLLMYRYNRLDAARAYARENGCLGAMYPWQTADDGTEETQEVHYNPESKKWDPDLSRRQRHVSIAVFVNAWRYVSWSGDKAFLRAFGAELMLDIARFWGSIARFDEETGRYHIEGVMGPDEFHEKLPGSTEPGLKDNAYTNIMVVWLLEKSLEILDELPAKVREGLEERIGLTGGDVAKWRDMTTKLNVIMTGDGIISQFDGYMDLKELDWEAYRKRFYSIHRMDRILKAENDSPDNYKVAKQADTLMTWYVLEPDEVARILNQLGHRVDDPVKLLRDNYDYYEQRTSHGSTLSKVVHAVISRYIYPSEVSWDWFMEAMHSDIEDTQGGTTIEGIHTGVMAGTLEVVKQDFIGLNLSATPMKVAPDLPDHWGEVHLSFVWRKVWFDLHIARDRVNITAYHKGDRVLPVEIFGRPYMLKPGMTVEAVRE
- a CDS encoding trehalose 6-phosphate synthase, with the translated sequence MSAQDAVTLTTLKDFYALMAETREVRAQAVAAILRGDEVPGHVVPSLRSALCALDEVPEVDGRRVLSLDGVRDIVLDMDYEINETRKDIFYLEQGEETFLEFLSDLHPGFDGHVAAGRDLLKGLDLNCLITDRDGTINNYCARYLTSIQSAYNAVFLSRFAMGAVQRPMVLTSAPLAGLIEISVNPEGRIYYAASKGRECLDLEGRVRRLPIPPEKQRLMSDLNDRLAELVARPQYEKFSLIGSGLQFKFGQSTVARQDIGRSVPEDESQAFLGVLAGLVEELDPGRDMLRIEDTGLDVEIILTIETEADAVKDFDKGDGVKYLSSELDLEMVHGPHLVCGDTASDVPMLEAAMSMAANTRAIFVTRDKALATRVRGVTTNAVIVPEPDMLVAIMGSLSP
- a CDS encoding DUF4139 domain-containing protein, whose protein sequence is MPKLERLMLFIAALLLLLPVQGRAAGTTGASLAVYNSGRALVEESRSVVLPKGAARVVFKDVPATLEPTSVRASAQGMRVVGLEYEAPSITVQSLLDRYVGRELTVILPDPADANARVQRKATLVANDGAPVFQIGEEIYVGSYEALLLPQLPAGLSAVPALTLITENGNEGRRDVRLSYLMGGINWRADYTVIVDAAGKAASVDAWATVDNRSGHAHAESALKLVAGDVRQAAPERAMGKGMMVTRSMSEDMDMAGQPVEESFSEYHVYTVERPVDIPGSGMVQLSLFSAPKASVRQELSSRYHGGIGQVSGPVSQAVALALRFDNTDANGLGRAMPAGLARVFMPASDNRLLLAGEARLGHVGRGGEVDLALGSSFDVAVTRTQTAFSRLGKNSVEMSWRIEVRNSKPDPRALKLTDAYPGQWKVTAASRDYTTPDAGSLQFDLLVPPTGDGAPLIITYTVQVSY
- a CDS encoding GGDEF domain-containing response regulator translates to MKLLIVDECSASVAFMRNVLAAAGYADIIAVSHFDQAMAVLAASLESGTPVDLVIMGVDLPGHGGIGAILTLKSHHDFEDIPLIAVTQRSDEATLDHAFSAGASDYIVKPLSAIELRARVRSALQLRREMVKRMQRERELEELARKLERMSNLDSLTGLANRRCFDDSLVKEWVRNGRADTPLGLIMIDIDHFKHYNDALGHVDGDACLRRVAEAIQAEVHRPGDMVARYGGEEFAVILPNTDYPGSLAVADNIHASVARIGIEHPDSTVSCVVTVSIGVASGVPSCGTTPEHLLKAADRALYQAKESGRNRTRGLFLPGPEDLRQ